The following are encoded together in the Tepidiforma bonchosmolovskayae genome:
- the fusA gene encoding elongation factor G: MKVYPTEAIRNVVLVGHGSVGKTSLAEAALYESGAITRLGSIQDQNTVTDYDEDEHRRKFSLNLALAPLEWEGRKINIIDTPGYADFVSEVICGAHAADLAVVVVDAVSGPEVGTDRAWSIAEKLGLPRLIVINRMDRENANFANVLAALQERWGHRVMPLQLPIGAHEAFTGVVDLLHMKAYVGEQADEVDVPDELREEAERLRAQLIEGIVETDEELMTKYFADEELSEDELRRVLHGGLDHNLIFPIVCASATKLIGVRQLLHTIAFSGPSPADRDPIDAGGIKVTADPSAPPVALVFKTAADPFVGRLSYLRVFSGRVTTDSHLWNANRQADERLGTLYIQRGKEQIPVTELVAGDIGVVAKLAHTGTGDTLGSRERPVTLPPMQFPAPVFSMAVRPVGKGAVDKLGPSLQRMVEEDPGLRLDRDPGTGELILSGLGDAHLEVTVERLKRKFNVEVELALPRVPYRETITRKASAEYTHKKQTGGHGQYGRVLLEVEPLPRGSGIRFGERVVGGAVPKEFIPAVEKGVLETAAGGIIAGYELTDCQVTLVDGKHHPVDSNEMSFKLAASQALKEAVQGAGPILLEPIMLIRVYVPDEFAGDIVGDLNTKRARIHGINPDGGMSVIEAEVPLAEVQRYASDLRSLTQGRGVFELTFDHYGEVPANIAQRVISEHKKALEEAHAH, translated from the coding sequence TACGAGAGCGGCGCCATCACCCGGCTCGGCTCCATCCAGGACCAGAACACCGTCACCGACTACGACGAAGATGAGCACCGCCGGAAGTTCAGCCTGAACCTCGCGCTGGCGCCGCTCGAGTGGGAGGGCCGCAAGATCAACATCATTGATACCCCCGGGTACGCTGATTTCGTCTCGGAGGTCATCTGCGGGGCGCACGCCGCGGACCTCGCCGTGGTCGTGGTCGATGCCGTTTCGGGCCCCGAGGTGGGGACCGACCGGGCGTGGAGCATCGCCGAGAAGCTGGGGCTGCCGAGGCTGATTGTCATCAACCGCATGGACCGTGAGAATGCGAACTTCGCAAACGTTCTCGCGGCCCTGCAGGAGCGGTGGGGGCACCGGGTCATGCCTTTGCAGCTGCCCATCGGGGCCCACGAGGCGTTCACGGGCGTCGTCGACCTCCTCCACATGAAGGCCTACGTCGGCGAGCAGGCCGACGAAGTGGACGTGCCCGATGAACTGCGCGAAGAAGCGGAGCGGCTCCGGGCACAGCTCATCGAGGGCATCGTCGAAACCGACGAAGAGCTGATGACCAAGTATTTTGCCGATGAGGAGCTTTCGGAGGACGAACTCCGCCGGGTGCTCCACGGCGGGCTCGACCACAACCTGATCTTCCCGATCGTCTGCGCCTCGGCGACGAAACTGATCGGTGTGCGGCAGCTGCTCCACACCATCGCATTCAGCGGCCCGTCGCCGGCCGACCGTGACCCGATCGACGCCGGCGGCATCAAGGTGACGGCCGACCCCTCGGCGCCCCCGGTCGCGCTGGTATTCAAAACTGCGGCCGATCCGTTCGTGGGCCGGCTGAGCTACCTGCGCGTCTTTTCGGGGCGGGTGACAACCGACTCCCACCTGTGGAATGCGAACCGGCAGGCCGACGAGCGGCTGGGGACGCTGTACATCCAGCGCGGGAAGGAACAAATTCCCGTGACCGAACTCGTGGCGGGCGACATCGGCGTGGTGGCGAAACTTGCCCACACCGGGACGGGCGACACGCTCGGCAGCCGGGAGCGGCCGGTCACGCTTCCGCCGATGCAGTTCCCTGCCCCGGTATTCAGCATGGCCGTGCGCCCGGTTGGGAAGGGGGCCGTCGACAAGCTCGGGCCGAGCCTCCAGCGCATGGTCGAGGAGGACCCGGGGCTCCGCCTCGACCGCGACCCCGGGACGGGCGAACTGATCCTTTCCGGCCTGGGCGACGCGCACCTCGAGGTGACGGTCGAGCGGCTGAAGCGGAAGTTCAATGTCGAGGTCGAACTGGCGCTGCCGCGGGTGCCCTACCGGGAAACCATTACCCGGAAAGCTTCGGCGGAGTACACGCACAAGAAACAGACGGGGGGCCACGGCCAGTACGGCCGCGTGCTGCTGGAGGTGGAGCCGCTGCCGCGTGGGTCAGGCATCAGGTTCGGCGAGCGGGTGGTCGGCGGCGCCGTGCCGAAGGAGTTCATCCCCGCCGTCGAGAAAGGTGTGCTGGAGACGGCGGCGGGCGGGATCATCGCCGGCTACGAGCTGACGGACTGCCAGGTCACGCTGGTTGACGGCAAGCACCACCCGGTGGATTCCAACGAGATGTCGTTCAAGCTGGCGGCTTCGCAGGCGCTCAAGGAGGCCGTCCAGGGGGCGGGGCCGATCCTGCTTGAACCAATCATGCTTATCCGCGTGTACGTACCTGACGAGTTCGCCGGGGACATCGTGGGCGACCTGAATACCAAGCGGGCCCGCATCCATGGCATCAATCCGGACGGGGGAATGAGCGTCATCGAAGCGGAGGTCCCGCTGGCGGAGGTGCAGCGGTATGCGTCCGACCTCCGGTCGCTCACCCAGGGCCGCGGCGTGTTCGAGCTGACGTTCGACCACTACGGCGAGGTGCCGGCGAACATCGCCCAGCGCGTCATCTCTGAGCACAAGAAAGCGCTCGAGGAGGCGCACGCCCACTGA